In the genome of Nocardioides seonyuensis, one region contains:
- a CDS encoding ABC transporter substrate-binding protein, whose protein sequence is MKIASPGSRRRPTALVALLLAAVVGLTSCSAAAGGDGGEEQTTIRYQSYAGAVDPFLLADALGEFEGLTLERVGDITGGPQALQALVSKQTDIGGSAFYGAIAQLVGTGAPIKAVVPSYGSNEKSNSKIVALKDSGIKTAKDLIGKKVAVNTLGANNEAVLDTWFDQEGLSEEEQDQITLVPLPPLNTPEALGKGQVDAAVLSFISYKATVAQYDVVELTSDVEVVGGPYTGGALTLRNEFIERNPETSQQLVEGVATAIEFIETHSPEELFDVYFPYLEEQGFADYIPAIEANFPGTLGLEPKPAIADEDIQRWVDWLDSRGDIDGGELDVSDVYTNEFNPNA, encoded by the coding sequence ATGAAGATCGCCAGCCCCGGATCCCGCCGCCGGCCCACCGCCCTCGTCGCACTGCTTCTCGCTGCCGTGGTCGGGCTGACCTCGTGCAGCGCGGCTGCTGGAGGCGACGGCGGCGAGGAGCAGACCACCATCCGCTACCAGAGCTACGCCGGCGCGGTCGACCCCTTCCTCCTCGCAGACGCCCTCGGCGAGTTCGAGGGCCTCACCCTCGAGCGCGTCGGCGACATCACCGGCGGACCGCAGGCGCTGCAGGCGCTGGTCTCCAAGCAGACCGACATCGGCGGCTCCGCGTTCTACGGCGCCATCGCCCAGCTCGTCGGCACCGGCGCACCGATCAAGGCCGTCGTGCCGTCGTACGGCTCCAACGAGAAGAGCAACTCCAAGATCGTCGCCCTCAAGGACTCGGGCATCAAGACGGCCAAGGACCTCATCGGCAAGAAGGTCGCGGTCAACACCCTCGGCGCCAACAACGAGGCCGTGCTCGACACGTGGTTCGACCAGGAGGGCCTGAGCGAGGAGGAGCAGGACCAGATCACCCTGGTGCCGCTGCCGCCGCTCAACACCCCTGAGGCGCTCGGCAAGGGGCAGGTCGACGCCGCGGTCCTGTCCTTCATCAGCTACAAGGCGACCGTCGCGCAGTACGACGTCGTAGAGCTCACCTCCGACGTCGAGGTCGTCGGTGGGCCCTACACCGGAGGCGCCCTGACCCTTCGCAACGAGTTCATCGAGCGCAACCCCGAGACCTCGCAACAGCTGGTGGAGGGCGTCGCGACGGCCATCGAGTTCATCGAGACCCACTCGCCCGAGGAGCTCTTCGACGTCTACTTCCCCTACCTCGAGGAGCAGGGGTTCGCCGACTACATCCCGGCGATCGAGGCGAACTTCCCAGGCACCCTGGGCCTGGAGCCGAAGCCCGCGATCGCCGACGAGGACATCCAGCGCTGGGTCGACTGGCTCGACAGCCGGGGCGACATCGACGGAGGCGAGCTCGACGTCAGCGACGTCTACACCAACGAGTTCAACCCGAACGCCTGA
- a CDS encoding ABC transporter ATP-binding protein, with product MSSRIELSHVGQTFWVRGDEDKQLREFVALDDLNLEVAAGEFLTVVGPSGCGKSTVLDLVAGLAEPSSGRLTVDGKPITGPGLDRSVVFQQYTLLPWRTAAANIEFALEAKGGMSKKQRAERARDYLDLVGLTEFANRYPHELSGGMKQRVAIARSLSYEPEVLLMDEPFGALDAQTRERLQEELIGIWSRTGTTVIFITHDIDEAVFLGQRVAVMSARPGRIKEVIAIDLDRDPSGETDVRASRDFATYRHHIWSLLRQLHHETDETTTEELAHA from the coding sequence ATGAGTTCACGCATCGAGCTGAGCCACGTAGGACAGACGTTCTGGGTCCGCGGCGACGAAGACAAGCAGCTGCGCGAGTTCGTCGCCCTCGACGACCTCAACCTGGAGGTCGCGGCCGGTGAGTTCCTCACCGTCGTCGGCCCCTCCGGCTGCGGCAAGTCCACCGTCCTCGACCTGGTTGCCGGGCTCGCCGAGCCCAGCTCCGGCCGGCTCACCGTCGACGGCAAGCCGATCACCGGACCCGGCCTCGACCGCAGCGTCGTGTTCCAGCAGTACACCCTCCTCCCCTGGCGCACGGCGGCGGCGAACATCGAGTTCGCACTCGAGGCCAAGGGCGGGATGAGCAAGAAGCAGCGCGCCGAGCGCGCCCGCGACTACCTGGACCTGGTCGGGCTGACGGAGTTCGCCAACCGCTACCCCCACGAGCTGTCCGGCGGCATGAAGCAGCGCGTCGCGATCGCCCGCAGCCTGTCCTACGAGCCCGAGGTGCTCCTCATGGACGAGCCGTTCGGCGCGCTGGACGCCCAGACCCGCGAGCGCCTCCAGGAGGAGCTGATCGGCATCTGGAGCCGTACGGGCACGACGGTCATCTTCATCACCCACGACATCGACGAGGCCGTGTTCCTCGGCCAGCGCGTCGCGGTGATGAGCGCGCGGCCGGGTCGGATCAAGGAGGTCATCGCCATCGACCTCGACCGCGACCCCAGCGGGGAGACCGACGTGCGTGCCTCACGCGACTTCGCGACCTACCGCCACCACATCTGGTCGCTGCTGCGCCAGCTGCACCACGAGACCGACGAGACCACGACCGAGGAGCTCGCACATGCCTAG
- a CDS encoding ABC transporter permease, translating to MPSLIAEKTEARPNPRQEEAAKAKGVSLKKGRAVTLARGLAGLLALALVWEVAPRLQLVDPYFIPPLHVVLQEWWSMALDGELWKHIRASLVRSVIGFGLAIAVAIPLGAAIAWYRPVREFFTPVLEIFRNTAALALLPVFMLVLGIGETSKIAIVLYACFFPILLSTVTGVANVDPQLLRSARVLGLSPVATFRKVVFPAAIPTIFTGVRISGAAAILVLIAAEMIGATAGLGFLINYAQYNFLIPKMYAAIITTSAIGVGVNYGLVALERRFSRWRPE from the coding sequence ATGCCTAGCCTGATCGCCGAGAAGACCGAGGCACGCCCCAACCCCCGCCAGGAAGAGGCTGCCAAGGCGAAGGGGGTCTCGCTGAAGAAGGGACGGGCGGTGACGCTCGCCCGTGGCCTGGCCGGCCTCCTGGCGCTCGCCCTCGTCTGGGAGGTCGCCCCTCGCCTCCAGCTCGTGGACCCCTACTTCATCCCCCCGCTGCACGTCGTCCTGCAGGAGTGGTGGTCGATGGCACTCGACGGCGAGCTGTGGAAGCACATCCGAGCCAGCCTGGTGCGCTCGGTGATCGGCTTCGGGCTCGCGATCGCCGTCGCGATCCCGCTGGGAGCGGCGATCGCCTGGTACCGCCCGGTGCGCGAGTTCTTCACACCGGTGCTGGAGATCTTCCGCAACACCGCTGCGCTCGCGCTGCTGCCGGTCTTCATGCTCGTGCTCGGCATCGGGGAGACCTCGAAGATCGCGATCGTCCTCTACGCCTGCTTCTTCCCGATCCTGCTCTCGACGGTCACCGGCGTCGCGAACGTCGACCCGCAGCTCCTGCGGTCGGCACGGGTGCTCGGGCTCTCCCCCGTCGCGACGTTCCGCAAGGTGGTGTTCCCCGCAGCGATCCCGACCATCTTCACCGGGGTCCGGATCTCCGGCGCCGCGGCGATCCTCGTGCTCATCGCCGCCGAGATGATCGGCGCCACCGCCGGCCTCGGGTTCCTCATCAACTACGCCCAGTACAACTTCCTGATCCCCAAGATGTACGCCGCGATCATCACCACCTCGGCCATCGGCGTCGGCGTCAACTACGGGCTCGTCGCCCTCGAGCGCCGCTTCTCGCGCTGGCGCCCGGAGTGA
- a CDS encoding LLM class flavin-dependent oxidoreductase: MSHRQLSLNAFLHDTGHHEASWRHPDSSVERAHDIDFYIEIAQKAEAAKLDGIFFADVPGMWAATPYRPTAHLEPITRLAAIAARTERIGLIATASTTFYEPYNLARLFSGLDILSRGRAGWNIVTTQSDAVARNFSLKEIPSAEERYQRAQEFLDVVTKLWDSWEDDAILADRESGLYFDPEKVHAINHVGRHHQVEGALAAPRSPQGRPVYVQAGSSNDGRVFAARNAEAIFTAHQTIEDAKAFYDDIKSRTRTFGRNPDHVKILPGISPFLGDTEAEARELQEYVDSLTVPAYGLGQLEGIAGVSLRHLELDEAVPVELFAGSGDVLDNNRSRLQVVANIVERDRPTLRQLLHRLAGARGHNVVAGTPVQVADVITEWFEGGAADGFNVMPPLYPQLLDAFTDGVVPILQERGIFRTEYAGSTLREHYGLPRPDSIYSDAAGRSDAVATA, translated from the coding sequence ATGTCCCACCGCCAGCTCAGCCTCAACGCGTTCCTCCACGACACCGGCCACCACGAGGCCTCGTGGCGCCACCCCGACTCCTCGGTCGAACGCGCCCACGACATCGACTTCTACATCGAGATCGCCCAGAAGGCGGAGGCCGCCAAGCTCGACGGCATCTTCTTCGCCGACGTCCCGGGGATGTGGGCGGCGACCCCCTACCGCCCCACTGCCCACCTCGAGCCGATCACGCGGCTCGCCGCCATCGCGGCGCGGACCGAGCGGATCGGCCTGATCGCGACCGCCTCGACGACGTTCTACGAGCCCTACAACCTGGCCCGGCTCTTCTCCGGCCTCGACATCCTCTCGCGGGGACGGGCCGGCTGGAACATCGTGACCACCCAGTCCGACGCCGTGGCGCGCAACTTCAGCCTCAAGGAGATCCCGAGCGCGGAGGAGCGCTACCAGCGTGCGCAGGAGTTCCTGGACGTCGTCACCAAGCTGTGGGACAGCTGGGAGGACGACGCGATCCTCGCCGACCGGGAGTCGGGTCTCTACTTCGACCCCGAGAAGGTGCACGCGATCAACCACGTCGGGAGGCACCACCAGGTCGAGGGGGCGCTCGCGGCGCCGCGCTCACCGCAGGGTCGCCCCGTCTACGTGCAGGCGGGCTCCTCCAACGACGGCAGGGTGTTCGCCGCACGCAACGCCGAGGCGATCTTCACCGCGCACCAGACCATCGAGGACGCAAAGGCGTTCTACGACGACATCAAGAGCCGCACCCGGACGTTCGGCCGAAACCCCGACCACGTGAAGATCCTGCCCGGCATCAGCCCGTTCCTGGGCGACACCGAGGCCGAGGCCAGGGAGCTCCAGGAGTACGTCGACTCGCTCACCGTGCCGGCGTACGGCCTGGGCCAGCTCGAGGGCATCGCCGGCGTCTCGCTGCGCCACCTCGAGCTCGACGAGGCCGTCCCGGTCGAGCTGTTCGCGGGCAGCGGCGACGTGCTCGACAACAACCGCAGCCGGCTCCAGGTGGTGGCCAACATCGTCGAGCGCGACCGGCCCACCCTGCGCCAGCTGCTGCACCGGCTCGCTGGCGCCCGCGGCCACAACGTCGTGGCCGGCACGCCGGTCCAGGTCGCCGACGTCATCACCGAGTGGTTCGAGGGCGGTGCCGCCGACGGCTTCAACGTGATGCCGCCGCTCTACCCGCAGCTCCTCGACGCGTTCACCGACGGGGTCGTTCCGATCCTGCAGGAGCGCGGCATCTTCCGGACCGAGTACGCCGGCTCCACGCTGCGCGAGCACTACGGCCTGCCCCGTCCCGATTCCATCTACTCAGACG